A section of the Phaseolus vulgaris cultivar G19833 chromosome 8, P. vulgaris v2.0, whole genome shotgun sequence genome encodes:
- the LOC137826065 gene encoding protein LATERAL BRANCHING OXIDOREDUCTASE 1-like — protein MGEVDPAFIQDPEHRPKLSPIQAEGIPIIDLSPITNQTVSDPSSIEGLVKETGNACKEWGFFQVINHGVSLTLRQRIEKASRMFFAQSLEEKKKVSRDETSLIGYYDTELTKNVRDWKEVFDFLAKDPTFIPLSSDEHDVRLTQWTNASPEYPSNFRDVIKEYIEEVEKLSFKLMELIALSLGLAAKRFEEFFIKEQTSFLRFNHYPPCPYPHLALGVGRHKDGGALTILAQDEVGGLEVKRKSDQEWVRVKPTPDAYIINVGDIIQVWSNDLYESVEHRVMVNSEKERFSIPFFFNPAHDTEVKPLEEMINEQNPSKYRAFKWGKFLVHRKGSNFKKQNVENIQIYHYKIAERKTD, from the exons ATGGGAGAGGTTGACCCTGCTTTCATCCAAGACCCAGAACACAGGCCAAAGCTCTCCCCCATCCAAGCCGAAGGAATTCCCATAATTGATCTCTCTCCAATCACCAACCAAACAGTTTCAGATCCATCTTCCATTGAAGGCTTAGTGAAGGAGACAGGGAATGCATGCAAGGAGTGGGGCTTCTTCCAAGTAATCAACCATGGGGTGTCCCTCACTCTAAGGCAAAGGATTGAGAAAGCTTCAAGGATGTTCTTTGCTCAGAGTctggaagagaagaagaaggttAGCAGAGATGAGACTTCATTAATTGGTTACTATGACacagaactcaccaaaaacgtCAGGGATTGGAAAGAAGTGTTTGATTTTCTAGCCAAAGACCCCACTTTTATTCCTCTCTCTTCTGATGAACATGATGTTCGACTCACTCAATGGACTAATGCATCCCCTGAATACCCTTCAAACTTTAG GGATGTAATAAAAGAGTATATTGAAGAGGTGGAAAAGTTGTCCTTTAAGTTGATGGAGCTAATAGCTCTGAGCTTAGGCCTTGCGGCAAAGAGGTTTGAGGAATTTTTCATCAAAGAACAAACGAGCTTTCTTCGTTTCAACCACTATCCTCCATGTCCTTATCCTCACCTAGCCCTTGGTGTTGGACGACACAAGGATGGTGGAGCCTTAACCATTCTTGCACAAGATGAAGTTGGAGGACTTGAAGTCAAACGCAAGTCAGATCAAGAGTGGGTTCGAGTGAAACCTACACCAGATGCCTACATAATCAATGTTGGTGATATTATTCAG GTTTGGAGTAATGATTTGTATGAGAGTGTGGAACACAGAGTGATGGTTAACTCTGAGAAAGAAAGGTTCTCCATTCCATTTTTCTTCAATCCTGCACATGACACCGAAGTGAAGCCTTTGGAGGAGATGATAAATGAGCAGAACCCTTCGAAATATAGGGCATTCAAATGGGGGAAGTTCCTTGTTCACAGAAAGGGAAGCAAtttcaagaaacaaaatgtggAGAACATTCAGATTTATCATTATAAGATAGCTGAAAGGAAAACAGATTAG